From the Sulfuriferula nivalis genome, the window GAAAGCGCCAGTATTCGCGGCCTTTATCGGCGTGATTGCCTGCTATATGGGCTTTAATGTTGCCAGAGATGCACGCAGTATCGGCTTGAATACGACGGCGACGGTGGTGGAAAGCATCGTTTCAGTCATACTGTTAAATGCGATTTTCGCCATTTTATTAGTGAAGCTGGGTATTTGAGATGAGCGACGATACCCTTATCGCAGTTGAAAATATTGTGACGCGATTCGGCGTTAATACCATACACGATGGTGTCAGTATGTCGGTGCGGCGTGGTGAAGTGGTTGCGTTGATCGGCGGTAGCGGTACTGGTAAGTCAGTGCTGTTGAAAGAAATGATAGGCTTGCTGCGGCCAACAGCTGGGCAGGTGCAATTGTTTGGTGAGTCGGTGTGGACGTCGAGTGAGGCTGAGTTACGCAGCCTGCGCCAGCGTTTTGGCGTGCTGTTTCAGGATGGCGCTCTGTTTTCGTCCATCAATGTCGCACGTAATGTGGCCACGCCATTGTTTGAGCATACTGATCTGGCACAAGCCGATTGTTTGCAACTGGCGCAGCTTAAACTGGCACTAGCAGGATTGTCGCCTGATGCCGCAACGAAGATGCCAAATGAGTTATCTGGCGGTATGCGCAAGCGCGTTGCGCTGGCACGGGCGCTGGCGCTGGATCCGGAACTGCTGTTTCTGGATGAGCCGACGTCGGGACTGGATCCTATTTCAGCGCGGGCTTTTGATCATTTAATACGTACACTGGCGGATAATCTAGGGTTAACGGTATTGCTGGTAACGCACGACCTGGATACTTTACTGAGCATCATAGATCGGGTGATAGTGCTGTCTAACGGCAAGGTGCTGGGTTCGGGCACGGTCGCGGAAATTAAGCAAATTGATGATGATTGGCTGCAAGCGTATTTCGCAGCGCGTGCCAACACGGAGGATGGTAATGGAAAATGATGCGCGTTATACCTTAATCGGTAGCATAGTGCTGGCTATGGTGTTGTTGCTAGCCGCGAGTCTGGTGTGGCTGATGGGCGGCAGCGATAAACAGGATTATCAGCATTACAGCATTTATTTCCATGATCAGTCCATGGATGGGCTGGATGTGAATAGCGCGGTCAAATTGCGGGGGGTGAAAGTAGGTGAAGTAACTGATTATGGTTTTGTTGCTGGGACGAATGAAGCTGTACGTGTGAATATCAAGCTGCAAAGCAATACGCCTATTCATGTGGACAGTCTGGCATTCATCAAGCGTAATGTGGTTACAGGTATCGCTACGGTAGAAATCAGCAATCCCCATGCGGATACCGAATTGCTTACTCTACGGCTGCCGGGTGAACGTTATCCGGTCATTGCTGAAGGTCGTTCAGATATAGATAAAGTCACCACAGATCTTTCCAAAATGGCAGAAAATGGCGCACAGTTGCTGGATAAGGTTAATTTGCTGTTAAGTGTAGAAAACCGTGATGCAATGACCAGAACATTAAGTAATGTACAAGCGATAACGGGGCAATTGGCGGGTCACAAACATGCACTGGATGGCGCGATTAATGATTTTGCTGCGGCAGCGCAAGAAATGAAATTAACTGCACAAAACCTGAATCAGGTAAGTACGCATGCAGATATTGAATTACAAAATCTGAGTCATAAAGCCAGTCTTACGCTGGATCAGGCAACAACGGGAATGGCTGAGGTACAACAACAATCAGTGATTATTTCCAGGCAGTTACAGTTGCTGACTAATACCGCAAATTATCAAATCAAGCAGATAGGTCGAGATGTCCGTGATGGCAGTGATGCGATTACCGAGACCAGTCAGCGCTACGCAAATCCACGAGACCTGTTGTTTAATGCCGGCAAATCTGATGCCGCGCCAGGGGAAGAAAAATGAAGTCATTGATATTGGTACTGATGTTGGCTGGGTGCGTCAATTTAGGTGGTGAAACCAGACCGAGTACGACTTATATTTTGCTGGATGCTCACAGTGCGTCTGCGGCAAGCGCGCAGCAGTCGCAGACCTTGATGGTTGCGCCGATACGGACCAGTAGCTTTGATGACAATGATAAGTTGGTCTTTGCGCGCACTGCGAATACGCGTGCAGTCTATCAATTGGCACGTTGGAGTGAGCGACCCAGCAGTCGATTGAATGAATTGCTGTTCAGTCGTTTAAGCAATAGTGGGGTTTATGCCAATATTGTGCCTGATGACAGTGATGTGATTGCCGATAGATTGCTCACGGCAGATTTGCTGAGCTTTTATCATGATGCCAGTACGCAACCGGGTCAGGTATACGTGCGTATGCGTTTCACCTTGTACGATAATCAACAGCATATGCTGATTTCACAGCGGATATTTGAACAAACTGCAGCGGTGAAAACGTATGACGCAGCAGGTGCCGCGACTGCGTTTGATCAGGCTACTACGGCGTTATTGGATGATGTCGTGAACTGGTTAGCGCAGCCC encodes:
- a CDS encoding ABC transporter ATP-binding protein; amino-acid sequence: MSDDTLIAVENIVTRFGVNTIHDGVSMSVRRGEVVALIGGSGTGKSVLLKEMIGLLRPTAGQVQLFGESVWTSSEAELRSLRQRFGVLFQDGALFSSINVARNVATPLFEHTDLAQADCLQLAQLKLALAGLSPDAATKMPNELSGGMRKRVALARALALDPELLFLDEPTSGLDPISARAFDHLIRTLADNLGLTVLLVTHDLDTLLSIIDRVIVLSNGKVLGSGTVAEIKQIDDDWLQAYFAARANTEDGNGK
- a CDS encoding MlaD family protein, with protein sequence MENDARYTLIGSIVLAMVLLLAASLVWLMGGSDKQDYQHYSIYFHDQSMDGLDVNSAVKLRGVKVGEVTDYGFVAGTNEAVRVNIKLQSNTPIHVDSLAFIKRNVVTGIATVEISNPHADTELLTLRLPGERYPVIAEGRSDIDKVTTDLSKMAENGAQLLDKVNLLLSVENRDAMTRTLSNVQAITGQLAGHKHALDGAINDFAAAAQEMKLTAQNLNQVSTHADIELQNLSHKASLTLDQATTGMAEVQQQSVIISRQLQLLTNTANYQIKQIGRDVRDGSDAITETSQRYANPRDLLFNAGKSDAAPGEEK
- a CDS encoding ABC-type transport auxiliary lipoprotein family protein; the protein is MKSLILVLMLAGCVNLGGETRPSTTYILLDAHSASAASAQQSQTLMVAPIRTSSFDDNDKLVFARTANTRAVYQLARWSERPSSRLNELLFSRLSNSGVYANIVPDDSDVIADRLLTADLLSFYHDASTQPGQVYVRMRFTLYDNQQHMLISQRIFEQTAAVKTYDAAGAATAFDQATTALLDDVVNWLAQPAVTHGH